The Desulfovibrio sp. JC010 nucleotide sequence TTGCAGTATCTGAATTTCTGGATGCTGACGGTGAAGTAACTGTTGCAGTTGGTGACAAAGTAGACGTTTTTGTTGCAAACAAAAACGAAAACGAAGGCACCATTCACCTTTCTCGCGACAAAGCCAAGCGCATGCAGCTCTTCGACAAGCTCGAAGAAGTGCAGGAAAAAGAAGGCGTTGTCGAAGGCAGAATCATTCGCCGTATCAAAGGTGGTTACACCGTTGATCTCGGTGGCGTGGAAGCATTCCTGCCCGGTTCTCACGTTGATCTTCGTCCCGTTCCCGATATGGACGCTCTCGTTGATCAGACTTACGAATTCAAGATTCTCAAAATCAACCGTCGCCGCAGCAACGTTATCGTTTCCCGCCGCGTTCTTCTCGAAGAACAGCGCAACGAAATGCGTTCCCAGCTGCTCGAAACTCTCGAAGAAGAGCAGACCGTTAAAGGTAAAGTCAAAAACATCACCGAATACGGTGTGTTCATTGACCTCGGCGGTCTCGACGGTCTTCTGCATATCACAGACATGTCCTGGAAGCGCATCAAGCATCCCAAGGAAATGGTCGCACTCGGTGATGAGCTCGAACTGAAAGTTCTGAACTTCGACAAAGAAGGCCAGAAAGTTTCTCTCGGCCTCAAGCAGCTCGTTCCCGATCCGTGGGAAGACATCTCCGGCAAATACCCCGAAGGTGCCAAGTACACCGGTAAGGTTACCAACCTCGCCGACTACGGTGCATTCGTTGAGCTGGAAGCTGGTGTTGAAGGTCTGGTTCACATTTCTGAAATGTCCTGGACCCGCAAGCTCCGTCACCCCTCCCAGATGGTTCGCGTTGGCGATGAAGTCGACGTAGTTGTTCTGGGTGTGGATCCCGACAAGAAGCGCATCTCCCTCGGTATGAAGCAGGTTAAGCCGAATCCCTGGGATGTTGTTGCTGAGAAATTCCCCGAAGGTACTATCCTTGAAGGCCAGATCAAGAACATCACCGAATTCGGTGTGTTCATCGGCATCGAAGACGGCATTGACGGCCTGATTCACGTTTCCGATATCTCCTGGACCCGCAAGGTTCGCCATCCTTCAGAAGTATACGCAGTGGGTGACTCCGTTCAGGCGAAAGTCCTCACCGTTGATAAAGAAAACGAGAAGTTCACCCTCGGTGTTAAACAGCTTTCCGAAGACCCCTGGTCTCAGGTACCCAACAAGTACCCCGTTGGCTGCACCCTTGACGGTCTCGTTACCAACATCACCGACTTCGGCCTCTTCGTAGAAGTTGAAGAAGGTATTGAAGGTCTCGTTCACGTTTCTGAAATCTCCCACAAGAAGATTAAGAATCCCTCCGAGATGTTCAAAGAAGGCGTTACCATTCAGGCTAAAGTCATCCACGTATCTGCTGATGAGCGTCGCCTCGGCCTCTCCATCAAGCAGCTCAAGGAAGACACTGAAAAACGTCAGCCCAAAGAATTCCGTTCCGGTCCTGCCGACAGCGGTAACAACACTCTGGGCGAACTGCTGAAACAGAAACTTGCTGACGCAGCTGATGCAGCTGCAGCAGAGACTGAGGATGAAGAATCCTAAGAACGGTTTCTCTGTCAGACATCCGTTTCTTTTCGGTTTCAGTCTGCTATTAATGGCTGTGGCTCTCCTATGGGGAGCCGCAGCCTTTTTTCATGGCAAAGTGGACTTCATGACCGGCGGAAAGATCGGGGTGGTTAATGTACAGGGAACCATCATAAATTCATTGCCCACGGTGAAATTCCTGCGCGAACTGCGCAAGGATGATTCTGTGAAAGGCGTGCTGCTGCGGATCAATTCCCCCGGCGGCACCATAGCTCCTTCGCAGGAACTTTATCACGCGGTGAAGCGGTTTGCCGAGGTTAAGCCCATTGTGGCTTCATTCGGCACTGTTGCCGCTTCCGGCGGGTATTACGTTGCGGCCCCGGCCACCCAGATCATGGCCAGCTCAGGCTCCATTACCGGTTCTATCGGGGTCAAGGCGGAGTATGCAAATTTCCATCAGCTTATGGAGAAGGTCGGAGTCAAGCCGATCATCATCACCAGCGGCAGGATGAAGGCCGCCGGGTCCCCTTTCTCTGAACTGACCCCGGAGCAGCGCGAATACCTGACCAACCTGATTATGGACATGCACAACCAGTTTGTCTCCGACGTGGCGTCCGCGCGCAAGCTGGATCGCGAACAGGTGGAGAAGGTTGCCGACGGCCGGGCTATTACCGGGCGCGAGGCCAAAGAACTTGGTCTGGTGGACCGCATCGGCGGGTTTGAGGATTCCGTGACCGTGCTCAAGGCTCTCTGCGGTCTTGAAGGCGAGGTAAAGGTCGTTGAAGGTCCGGAAGAGAAAAAGCCTTTGATCAAAGAGATTCTCGGCTATCTGGGGATTACCCCGGAAGGTGCTGCCATCGGGGACGGGTTGATTTTTTCTTACTAGATTACAGTTAAAGTGAGGCTTATGTGGCGACCAGATACGACCAGATAGTACGTGAATTTTATGAAGAACAGACAGGGTTTACTGTCCTGCTCAGTGATGAGCCTTCATTTTACAAGCTGTTGCGCGGCACATTGCATAAGATTCTGGCCATCCGCCGGGACTGTCTGGCCTATTATCAGGAGCAGGCCCCCTGTCTTAATGAGATAAAGGACAAGGTCGGTGCCGGGCAGCCGGTAATGGTTTTTGTTGAAAGGTTGCTCAAGGGCAGGCCCTCTGCTGAATTTATTCTTAACATCCGCAGACTGTTTCCCGAAATCAAGGTTGTGGCCCTTACTGACGAGATCAGTCAGGAAGAGCTAATTTTCCTGCATGAACTCGGGGTCAACAACATCATTACCAAGCCGGTTTCAGTGGATAGTCTGGTCCAGAAACTTGCCTTCACCATTAAGCCGCAGGGCAGGTTGGCCCAGTTGGTGGAAGCGGGCAAAAAGCTGCTTCGCAAAGGTGATTTGGACAAGGTTTTGCTGGTCAGCGACAAGATTCTGGAGATCAAGCCCGGAAGCCCCGCAGGTCTCATGCTTCAGGGGGATGCCCAGTCAGGTATGGGCCAGCGCGATGAGGCCCTGAAATCATATCTGCAGGCCCATGAGCAGTCCAAGGTGTTCATGGAACCCATTAAGAAACTGGCCGATTTCTATAAGGGGAACGATGCCGAGCAGTATCTGCATTACCTGAAAAAACTTGATTCCATCAGTCCCCTTAATACCGAACGCAAATGCGAAATCGGCAAGGTCCATATTGAACGGGAAGAGCTTGAAGAAGCGGAAACATATTTCGATCAGGCTGTGCGTTGCGCGGTGAAGGAAGCGCACAATTATCTTTCGCAGGTAATGAGCGGCATAGCTGAATCTCTTTTTGAGGTGGCCCCGGAAAAAGCCGAAAAATATTATACAAAGCTTTTGCAGGTTAAAGCTTCCAGCCTCAGCGCGGATGATCTTGAGACCTACAATCGTCTGGGAATAGCTTTGCGTAAGCAGGGCAAGTGGCAGCGGGCCGTGGAAAACTATCAGGCCGCACTCAAGGTGGCCCCCAATGAACCGGGACTGTTTTATAATATCGGTCTGGCCTACAGTGATGGTAAGGAGTACGCCAGATGTGCCAAGTATTTTAAACGGGCTGTCCGCGCCGAGGGCATGATTCATAAATCCGCCCCTTCCGTGGGCCGCAATATCGCCGGTATTTTCATCAAGATGGGCATGACTGAAGAAGCACGGGTGGTTGTTGAGGAAGCCCTTACCGAATTCCCGGATGATGCCAAGTTAAAAGCACTGCTCAAGAAAAGCGATCCGCAGCAGGTCTAGCTTAAATTTTTGTTTCAGGATTTTTTATGTATTTTTTAGTTACTCTTGTTCTTTGTCTGGTGGTCTTTATGGTTCTTTATGGACGTTATCTGAATATTAGCGGAAGTATCAACCAACGCCGTATGCAGGTTGAAAATCTGCGCGATAATGTTGAGTTTAGAGTAAGTAAGCTTAATAAGGGTTCGGCGCAGATAAACCGGGAAATTAACGAGGCTTCTGCCCGTCTTGATCATTTGAGGGGCAGTTTAAATGATAAAGGGAGCAGCCAATGATTCCCATGCTCGTTTTTTCCGGGATTATTCTGGTTGCGGCTCTGGTCATAAACAGAATGCTCAGCGGTTGGCATAACCAGTCCCTTAAGGCCTTGAAAAAAGAAGAAATGTCCCTGCGTGTGCGGCTTGATAAGGTCGGCAATGAGCAGAAAAAGGCTTTGGTAAAGTTGCGCAGGCTGAAAAATCAGGTCGTCACCTATGAACGTATGGTTGATGATCGGCAGATGAAAAACGGCGAGTAGGTATTTTTAGAAAATGAAAAGTTGAGCGGCCTGTCTTCGTATGGAAGACAGGCCGTTTTTTTATGAGACTATCAGGTTTGTACCGAGTGTTAATGATACATCGGAATCGAAGTTTGCAATTTCTTGGGCTGAATGGGTTGTCCCGGTACCATCCGCATCATAATAAAGTTTGTCTGTGTCTTCCGCGTAGATGAAGTAGGCTCCGGTGTCGGTAAAGTCGCTGTAAGTGGCAACGCTTGTGAACTGGGCCGATGCGGCAAAATCCCCACTGACGGTGGAGAATGTCAGTTTATCCTCGCCTGACTGGAAGTTGGAGATATTGTCACCGTGAACTCCGCCATCGCTGAGGGAGTAGTATTCAAGATTTGAAGCTTGTCCGGTAATGAGGTTGATATTATCTTCTCCGCCACCGCCTATGATAGTATCGCTGCCGGCACTGGCTCCGGTGATGTTGTCTGTATAATCTGAGCCGATGAGCCTTTCAAAGTTTTTAAACATATCATTTCCGCCTCCACCGCTGCTCATGCAGCCAGTGCCGGTGGAGTTGTCGGCGAGGTCGATTGTCACCCCTGTTCCGCCGGATAGACTGGCAAAACTGAGGGTGTCCAAGCCGTCACCACCGTCAAGCACATCATTACCGAGTCCGCCGTCAATGATATCGTTGCCTTTGTTGCCTTCAAATGTATCTGCTCCATCGCTGCCGCTGAAAGAATCATGTTGCTCGGTTCCCAGAATTTTTTCAAAGGCGGCGAAAGAGTCATTGATGTAAGTTCCGGTATCGCTGTCTTTTGCTGTTCCTGTTCCTGACGCAGTCATGGTGATATTTATGCCGTAGTCTGAGCCGACTGTTACAAATCCGTAGCTCAGGGAGTCTGTCCCTTCTCCGCCGTCAAGAACGTTAGCTCCTGTTCCGCCCATGATGGAATCGTCCCCTGTGCCGCCGTAAATTTTGTCGTCGCCATCGCCTCCGTCCAAGGCGTCTTTGTCTTGGTTTCCGTACAAAGTATCATCACCGGAACCGCCTTTAATATCATCATTGCCGATTCCGCCCTCGATGTAGTCATCGTTGTCACCACCATCGATTGTGTCATTTCCGCCTTCACCGTAGACTGTATC carries:
- the sppA gene encoding signal peptide peptidase SppA; this translates as MKNPKNGFSVRHPFLFGFSLLLMAVALLWGAAAFFHGKVDFMTGGKIGVVNVQGTIINSLPTVKFLRELRKDDSVKGVLLRINSPGGTIAPSQELYHAVKRFAEVKPIVASFGTVAASGGYYVAAPATQIMASSGSITGSIGVKAEYANFHQLMEKVGVKPIIITSGRMKAAGSPFSELTPEQREYLTNLIMDMHNQFVSDVASARKLDREQVEKVADGRAITGREAKELGLVDRIGGFEDSVTVLKALCGLEGEVKVVEGPEEKKPLIKEILGYLGITPEGAAIGDGLIFSY
- a CDS encoding 30S ribosomal protein S1 translates to MENNENMNAEMEMDMDFEAALEDYLNADFGNLDEGSIVAGEVVKVDKDFVLIDVNFKSEGQIAVSEFLDADGEVTVAVGDKVDVFVANKNENEGTIHLSRDKAKRMQLFDKLEEVQEKEGVVEGRIIRRIKGGYTVDLGGVEAFLPGSHVDLRPVPDMDALVDQTYEFKILKINRRRSNVIVSRRVLLEEQRNEMRSQLLETLEEEQTVKGKVKNITEYGVFIDLGGLDGLLHITDMSWKRIKHPKEMVALGDELELKVLNFDKEGQKVSLGLKQLVPDPWEDISGKYPEGAKYTGKVTNLADYGAFVELEAGVEGLVHISEMSWTRKLRHPSQMVRVGDEVDVVVLGVDPDKKRISLGMKQVKPNPWDVVAEKFPEGTILEGQIKNITEFGVFIGIEDGIDGLIHVSDISWTRKVRHPSEVYAVGDSVQAKVLTVDKENEKFTLGVKQLSEDPWSQVPNKYPVGCTLDGLVTNITDFGLFVEVEEGIEGLVHVSEISHKKIKNPSEMFKEGVTIQAKVIHVSADERRLGLSIKQLKEDTEKRQPKEFRSGPADSGNNTLGELLKQKLADAADAAAAETEDEES
- a CDS encoding tetratricopeptide repeat protein — protein: MATRYDQIVREFYEEQTGFTVLLSDEPSFYKLLRGTLHKILAIRRDCLAYYQEQAPCLNEIKDKVGAGQPVMVFVERLLKGRPSAEFILNIRRLFPEIKVVALTDEISQEELIFLHELGVNNIITKPVSVDSLVQKLAFTIKPQGRLAQLVEAGKKLLRKGDLDKVLLVSDKILEIKPGSPAGLMLQGDAQSGMGQRDEALKSYLQAHEQSKVFMEPIKKLADFYKGNDAEQYLHYLKKLDSISPLNTERKCEIGKVHIEREELEEAETYFDQAVRCAVKEAHNYLSQVMSGIAESLFEVAPEKAEKYYTKLLQVKASSLSADDLETYNRLGIALRKQGKWQRAVENYQAALKVAPNEPGLFYNIGLAYSDGKEYARCAKYFKRAVRAEGMIHKSAPSVGRNIAGIFIKMGMTEEARVVVEEALTEFPDDAKLKALLKKSDPQQV